A genomic window from Lotus japonicus ecotype B-129 chromosome 1, LjGifu_v1.2 includes:
- the LOC130734485 gene encoding cell division cycle protein 48 homolog has product MANPTSPSPNPDKAQSSAGPKSDKKDYSTAILERKKSPNRLVVDEAINDDNSVVTLHPVTMEKLQLFRGDTVLIKGKKRRDTICIVLTDELCDEPKIRMNKVVRANLRVRLGDVVSVHQCPDVKYGSRVHILPIDDTIEGVTGNLFDAYLKPYFLESYRPVRKGDLFLVRGGMRSVEFKVIETDPGEYCIVAPDTEIFCEGEPIKREDEEKLNEVGYDDVGGVRKQMAQIRELVELPLRHPQLFKSIGVKPPKGILLYGPPGSGKTLIARAVANETGAFFFLINGPEIMSKLAGESESNLRKAFEEAENNSPSIIFIDELDSIAPKREKTHGEVERRIVSQLLTLMDGLKSRSHVIVIGATNRPNSIDPALRRFGRFDREIDIGTPDEIGRLEVLRIHTKNMKLSDNVDLERVARDTHGYVGADLASLCTEAALQCIREKMDVIDLEDETIDAEVLSSMAVTNEHFQTALGSSNPSALRETVVEVPNVSWDDIGGLENVKRELQETVQYPVEHPEKFEKFGMAPSKGVLFYGPPGCGKTLLAKAIANECQANFISVKGPELLTMWFGESEANVREIFDKARGSAPCVLFFDELDSIATQRGSSVGDAGGAADRVLNQLLTEMDGMTAKKTVFIIGATNRPDIIDPALLRPGRLDQLIYIPLPDESSRLQIFKACLRKSPISKDVDLAALARYTQGFSGADITEICQRACKYAIREDIEKGIEQERRKRENPEAMEEDETEEEVAEIKPAHFEESMKFARRSVSDADIRKYQVFAQTLQQSRGIGTEFRFPDRNENTATATASDPFSSVTADGEDDLYS; this is encoded by the exons ATGGCGAATccaacctcaccctcacccaaCCCTGATAAGGCTCAATCCTCTGCTGGCCC GAAAAGTGACAAGAAGGATTATTCCACTGCAATACTAGAACGCAAGAAGTCCCCTAACCGTCTAGTAGTTGATGAAGCAATTAATGATGATAATTCAGTGGTTACTCTGCACCCTGTTACAATGGAAAAGCTTCAACTTTTCCGGGGTGACACGGTTCTGATAAAG GGAAAGAAGAGAAGGGACACAATATGCATTGTTCTTACTGATGAACTGTGTGATGAGCCAAAAATAAGGATGAATAAGGTTGTTCGGGCTAATCTTCGAGTGCGGCTTGGAGATGTTGTCTCTGTTCATCAATGTCCTGATGTCAAGTATGGGAGTCGAGTTCACATCCTTCCAATTGATGATACTATTGAGGGTGTCACTGGCAACTTGTTTGATGCATATCTAAAGC CATATTTTCTGGAGTCATACCGGCCAGTGAGGAAAGGGGACTTGTTCCTCGTTAGGGGCGGGATGCGAAGCGTTGAATTCAAAGTAATAGAGACTGATCCTGGAGAATACTGTATTGTGGCACCTGATACTGAAATCTTCTGTGAGGGGGAACCCATCAAAAGGGAAGATGAGGAGAAATTGAATGAAGTTGGCTATGATGATGTTGGTGGTGTTAGGAAGCAAATGGCGCAAATTCGAGAGCTTGTAGAGCTTCCACTTAGACACCCGCAACTCTTCAAATCAATTGGCGTTAAGCCCCCAAAAGGGATATTGCTTTATGGACCACCTGGTTCTGGGAAGACTCTGATTGCAAGAGCAGTGGCTAATGAGACAGGTGCATTCTTCTTTCTGATTAATGGACCCGAAATCATGTCGAAGCTGGCCGGTGAGAGCGAGAGCAATCTGAGGAAGGCGtttgaagaagctgaaaatAACTCCCCTTCCATCATTTTTATTGATGAGTTGGACTCGATTGCTCCCAAGAGAGAGAAGACACACGGTGAAGTGGAGAGGCGTATTGTTTCGCAGCTTTTAACTCTAATGGATGGCCTCAAGTCTCGATCGCATGTTATTGTAATTGGAGCCACAAATAGGCCTAATAGTATTGATCCTGCTCTCAGAAGGTTCGGAAGGTTTGATCGGGAGATTGACATCGGCACACCGGACGAAATTGGAAGGTTGGAGGTTCTTAGAATTCATACAAAGAATATGAAACTTTCAGATAAT GTTGATCTTGAAAGAGTAGCTAGAGATACCCATGGTTATGTTGGAGCAGATCTTGCTTCTCTTTGCACAGAGGCTGCACTGCAGTGTATCCGGGAGAAAATGGATGTGATTGACTTAGAGGATGAAACAATTGATGCCGAGGTGTTGAGTTCCATGGCTGTGACCAACGAACACTTCCAAACTGCTTTAGGTTCTTCAAACCCATCTGCCCTGCGCGAAACA GTTGTGGAGGTTCCAAATGTTTCATGGGATGATATTGGAGGCTTAGAGAATGTCAAAAGGGAGCTTCAAGAG ACTGTTCAATACCCAGTGGAACATCCTGAAAAGTTTGAGAAATTCGGCATGGCACCTTCCAAAGGTGTTCTCTTCTATGGACCTCCTGGCTGTGGTAAAACCCTGTTAGCAAAAGCAATTGCTAATGAATGCCAAGCCAACTTCATAAGTGTCAAGGGCCCTGAGTTGCTGACAATGTGGTTTGGTGAAAGCGAGGCCAACGTTCGCGAAATATTTGATAAGGCCCGGGGATCAGCTCCATGTGTGCTTTTCTTTGATGAACTTGACTCAATTGCAACCCag CGAGGCAGTTCTGTAGGGGATGCTGGCGGTGCTGCAGATAGGGTGTTGAACCAACTATTAACAGAAATGGATGGTATGACTGCTAAGAAAACGGTTTTCATCATCGGCGCAACAAACAGACCAGACATCATAGACCCTGCATTGCTCAGGCCGGGACGATTGGACCAACTGATTTACATTCCTTTACCGGATGAAAGTTCACGCCTTCAAATCTTCAAGGCGTGTTTGAGGAAGTCGCCAATCTCTAAGGATGTTGACCTGGCTGCTCTGGCCCGTTACACTCAGGGATTTAGTGGTGCTGATATTACTGAAATTTGTCAACGAGCTTGCAAATATGCCATCAGAGAAGATATTGAAAAG GGTATAGAGcaggaaagaagaaaaagagagaaccCAGAAGCCATGGAAGAAGATGAGACTGAAGAGGAGGTAGCTGAGATAAAACCAGCTCACTTTGAAGAGTCAATGAAGTTTGCTCGCCGGAGTGTCAGTGATGCTGACATCAGGAAATACCAGGTGTTTGCTCAGACCTTGCAACAGTCTCGTGGAATCGGAACGGAGTTTCGGTTTCCTGACCGAAATGAGAACACTGCAACAGCAACAGCCTCTGATCCTTTCTCGTCTGTTACCGCAGATGGAGAGGATGATCTCTACAGTTAA